A window from Sphingobacterium hotanense encodes these proteins:
- a CDS encoding CocE/NonD family hydrolase, whose translation MKHFLVGLFVCCATLLFAQQTNDAEYIKNNYSKREVYIPMRDGTKLFTAIYEPRDRSKSYPIMMIRTPYSVAPYGEDKMRPSIGPSMEFAKDGYIFVYQDVRGKYKSEGDFIANRPYIPKKKKGQTDETTDTYDTIDWLIKQLKSNKKVGIWGVSSPGFYASMSLIDAHPNLTAVSPQAPVTDWFLGDDRHHNGAFMLMGSFSFLSSFGKMRDSVGTTHPGGFYAYNTSDGYDFYLKSGPLKNFNKNYLQGKSILWNEMMNNPDYNAYWEERSYTKYLNKVKPEVLVVGGWFDQEDLYGPLKTYEALAKSGKNKLSFVMGPWYHGSWTRGDGRSLGDLDFASNTSNYYREELELAFFKKHLKNEESKPLAPVSIFVTGANEWNYLSEWPSKEQVETPLYLQANGGLSFNKPEAADTAYAEYTADPSKPVPYTAEKTLMRGFKYMFEDQVFVSRRPDVLVFESEVLTEDVKIMGNLQANLFVSTTGTDADYIVKLIDVHPYVKDAPLSDAQILVRGEVMRAKYRNSFSHPEPMQPNQVTQVKFDMQDAAHVFKKGHKIMVQIQSSWFPLVDRNPQKFVNIYEADEADFETHNHRVFFNRQYPSSILLPLIKNNEK comes from the coding sequence ATGAAGCACTTTCTAGTAGGCCTTTTTGTTTGTTGTGCAACGCTTTTGTTCGCACAACAAACAAATGATGCCGAGTACATAAAAAACAATTACAGCAAGCGTGAAGTGTATATCCCAATGCGGGATGGAACAAAACTCTTCACGGCGATCTATGAGCCCAGGGATAGGTCAAAATCTTATCCTATTATGATGATCCGCACACCTTATAGCGTTGCCCCTTATGGGGAGGATAAGATGCGCCCTAGCATTGGTCCAAGCATGGAGTTTGCAAAAGACGGCTACATCTTCGTGTATCAAGATGTGCGGGGGAAGTATAAATCGGAAGGTGATTTCATCGCCAATCGTCCTTATATTCCTAAGAAGAAAAAAGGCCAAACGGATGAAACAACGGATACCTACGATACCATCGATTGGCTCATAAAACAGCTTAAATCGAATAAGAAAGTCGGTATTTGGGGTGTTTCCTCGCCGGGTTTCTATGCATCCATGTCACTGATTGATGCGCATCCGAATCTAACAGCAGTCTCCCCACAAGCGCCAGTGACCGATTGGTTCTTGGGAGATGATAGACATCATAACGGCGCATTTATGCTGATGGGAAGTTTTTCTTTCCTATCTTCTTTCGGAAAAATGAGAGACTCCGTAGGCACCACACACCCAGGAGGATTCTATGCATACAACACCAGCGATGGCTATGATTTTTACCTCAAGTCAGGTCCGTTAAAGAACTTCAACAAAAACTACCTGCAAGGGAAAAGCATCCTCTGGAATGAGATGATGAACAATCCGGATTACAACGCCTATTGGGAAGAGCGTAGCTATACCAAATATCTTAACAAGGTTAAACCTGAGGTCCTTGTTGTTGGCGGATGGTTCGATCAGGAAGATCTATATGGTCCTTTGAAGACTTACGAAGCACTTGCGAAATCCGGAAAAAATAAACTGTCTTTTGTGATGGGGCCTTGGTATCACGGTTCTTGGACAAGGGGAGATGGCAGAAGCTTAGGAGACCTCGATTTTGCATCCAATACCAGTAATTATTATCGCGAAGAGCTAGAATTAGCCTTTTTCAAAAAGCATTTGAAAAATGAAGAATCAAAGCCCTTAGCCCCTGTTTCCATCTTCGTAACGGGAGCGAATGAGTGGAATTACTTGAGTGAATGGCCATCGAAGGAACAGGTGGAAACACCTCTCTATCTACAAGCCAACGGCGGATTATCTTTTAATAAACCGGAAGCTGCTGATACCGCTTACGCGGAATACACCGCAGACCCGAGCAAGCCCGTACCTTATACGGCAGAGAAAACCTTAATGCGCGGCTTTAAATACATGTTCGAAGATCAGGTGTTTGTTTCAAGACGTCCCGATGTATTGGTTTTTGAGTCGGAGGTGTTGACGGAGGATGTCAAAATCATGGGAAACCTACAGGCGAATTTATTCGTTAGTACAACCGGTACCGATGCAGACTATATCGTTAAATTAATCGATGTGCATCCCTATGTAAAAGATGCACCCTTATCGGATGCGCAAATCCTGGTCAGAGGGGAGGTGATGCGCGCCAAGTATAGAAATAGTTTCTCGCATCCTGAGCCGATGCAACCCAACCAAGTCACACAAGTTAAATTTGATATGCAAGATGCTGCCCATGTGTTTAAGAAAGGGCATAAAATCATGGTGCAGATTCAAAGCTCTTGGTTCCCTTTGGTGGATCGCAATCCGCAGAAGTTTGTCAATATTTATGAAGCCGACGAAGCGGATTTCGAAACGCATAATCATCGGGTATTTTTTAATCGTCAATATCCTTCTAGTATCCTATTACCACTAATTAAAAACAATGAAAAATAG
- a CDS encoding M28 family metallopeptidase → MKNRLFTLIAMLFVACQFAQAQEDYARKVVSVLASDKYAGRGYVFNGDKKAAGYIAKEMKKSGLTPVDGKSFMQYFSLGANVFPKAATVKLNNEELKMGVNVLVDAASPSINGSFDLVPVSGKLNDDNVLRQIAQDKAYAGKAIYIDEAEQLKTINAQELRRAIMLLMTAGEYRAIVVNTPSKFTWRASVSQSLKPAVYIKDLAINPNDSQISLDITAKYQPDYKTQNVCGFLKGSSDSDSTILVTAHYDHLGVIGKKVVFNGANDNASGTALMLYLAQYYGKNKPKYNMIFLAFSGEESGLLGSKYYAANPLNDLKKVKFLINVDMAGTGDDGIQVVNGSIFTKEFDLLTKLNAEKKYLPEVKVRGAMNRSDHAPFYEKGVPAFFIYTLGGTTAYHDIYDRYETLPFTRFNGYANLLTDFIDQF, encoded by the coding sequence ATGAAAAATAGATTATTTACACTGATTGCAATGCTCTTTGTGGCCTGTCAATTTGCTCAGGCGCAAGAAGACTATGCACGCAAAGTCGTTAGTGTATTAGCGTCCGATAAGTACGCAGGTCGCGGTTATGTCTTTAATGGCGACAAAAAAGCAGCCGGATATATTGCGAAGGAAATGAAGAAATCAGGATTGACACCAGTAGATGGCAAATCCTTTATGCAATATTTCAGCCTAGGGGCTAATGTGTTCCCGAAAGCGGCAACCGTCAAATTAAATAATGAAGAACTGAAAATGGGGGTGAATGTCTTGGTCGATGCCGCATCGCCATCCATCAATGGAAGCTTCGATCTCGTTCCTGTTTCCGGAAAATTGAATGATGATAACGTATTAAGACAAATTGCACAAGATAAAGCTTACGCAGGCAAAGCCATCTATATTGATGAGGCCGAACAGTTGAAGACTATCAATGCGCAGGAGCTTCGTCGTGCCATAATGCTTTTGATGACTGCAGGAGAGTACCGCGCCATTGTGGTGAATACCCCAAGCAAATTTACTTGGAGAGCCTCAGTAAGCCAAAGTTTAAAACCGGCAGTCTACATCAAAGATTTAGCGATAAATCCAAACGACAGTCAGATATCTTTGGATATTACGGCAAAATATCAACCCGATTATAAAACGCAGAATGTTTGTGGTTTCTTGAAAGGAAGTAGTGACTCCGATTCTACCATCCTCGTGACAGCACATTACGATCACTTGGGCGTCATCGGTAAAAAAGTCGTATTCAACGGGGCTAATGACAATGCTAGTGGAACAGCACTCATGCTGTACTTGGCGCAATATTACGGTAAGAATAAGCCGAAGTATAACATGATATTCTTAGCTTTCTCAGGCGAGGAAAGTGGACTTTTAGGATCTAAATATTATGCAGCAAACCCGCTGAACGATCTGAAAAAAGTAAAGTTCCTGATCAACGTGGATATGGCCGGTACAGGCGATGACGGGATTCAGGTGGTCAACGGAAGTATCTTCACCAAAGAATTTGACCTTCTCACGAAGTTGAATGCTGAAAAAAAATATTTGCCGGAAGTTAAAGTTCGTGGTGCCATGAACCGCAGCGATCACGCTCCTTTTTATGAAAAGGGCGTGCCTGCCTTTTTCATCTATACACTGGGAGGCACAACAGCCTATCACGATATCTATGACCGCTACGAAACTTTGCCATTCACAAGGTTTAACGGTTATGCAAACCTGTTGACAGACTTTATCGATCAGTTCTAA
- a CDS encoding glycosyl hydrolase family 28 protein, whose product MKRILYIMLLLTMSFGQALAVDYNASAFGCVSDGQTNNTRSIQAAIDLISSKGGGTLNFYVGRYLTGGIELKSNVTINLHEGAILVANPSYYDFIEKNGKRYFIYGENQSNVKIIGKGVILGQAAAVKTKIDDQVNKGVVTNELNTVRPTLLGFNNCQNVEIDGIVLEDSSGDVAELVNCTNVSFKNQIIRSQNYANSRGLVLTGSKGVSFENLYVDTAGKALVKDKASQTIAIKKSITPNGKSI is encoded by the coding sequence ATGAAAAGAATCTTATACATCATGCTATTGCTGACGATGTCATTCGGTCAGGCTTTAGCAGTCGACTATAACGCCTCTGCTTTCGGATGTGTATCCGACGGACAGACAAATAATACGCGTTCGATACAAGCCGCTATCGACTTAATATCATCTAAAGGAGGAGGTACTTTAAACTTCTACGTAGGACGATATTTAACAGGCGGTATAGAACTAAAATCTAACGTTACGATCAACTTGCATGAAGGTGCTATCCTAGTTGCGAATCCAAGCTACTACGACTTCATTGAAAAGAACGGTAAGCGTTATTTTATCTATGGAGAGAACCAATCCAACGTAAAAATTATCGGGAAAGGCGTTATCCTAGGACAAGCAGCTGCGGTAAAAACAAAGATTGATGATCAGGTGAATAAGGGCGTTGTGACCAATGAACTTAATACCGTTCGCCCGACTTTACTAGGGTTTAACAATTGCCAGAACGTAGAGATTGACGGAATCGTGTTAGAAGACTCATCTGGTGATGTCGCGGAGTTGGTAAACTGTACGAATGTATCCTTCAAAAATCAGATTATCCGCAGCCAAAACTATGCAAATTCTAGAGGTTTAGTGCTTACCGGTTCCAAAGGTGTAAGCTTCGAGAATCTCTATGTAGATACCGCTGGCAAGGCTTTGGTTAAAGATAAAGCAAGCCAAACGATCGCCATTAAAAAGAGTATAACGCCAAACGGCAAATCCATTTAA
- a CDS encoding glycoside hydrolase family 28 protein, which translates to MKRLNIYLSILCTIFSIGLLQAKDYNASYFGIKSNGTTLNTTSIQRAIDFISENGGGTLKFYVGRYLTGTIHMKSNVTLHLEEGAVLLGSTNINDYNVGTPNNALVYAKGVKNVGITGKGVIDGQGKEVAYSLMDYIHKGIIKDPLDYDRPRNNRPKAIYFRECNNVTIKHVTVKNSADWVQTYDQCEDVLIDSITVDSKVFWNNDGIDIVDCKNFKLLNSYIDASDDAICLKSHDATKMNENIEIRNCVARSSANGIKFGTVSAGGYKNIRIINNRVYDTFRSAFTIATPDGGIVEDVLVDSLYAYNTGNAIYLRIGARWNKGRQGSIDGVTMQNIYIEVPADKPDAGYAFEGPVEDNPRNISPASIVGLKGQPIKNVVLRNVEIVYPGGSNPNYAFRGTSPKELDSIPEMEAAYPEFSQFKELPAWAFYLRHVDGVTFENVKFTAKDKEYRPAVVMDDVKNAQMTNVEYNEPNKKGKKQLVLYKSTLKK; encoded by the coding sequence ATGAAGAGATTGAATATATATTTAAGTATACTGTGCACGATCTTTAGCATAGGATTGTTGCAGGCGAAGGATTATAATGCTTCCTACTTTGGGATTAAATCAAATGGAACTACACTAAATACGACTTCCATTCAGCGTGCTATTGATTTCATTAGTGAGAACGGTGGAGGAACTTTAAAGTTCTACGTCGGGCGATACTTGACTGGGACTATCCATATGAAATCCAACGTCACTCTGCATTTAGAAGAGGGCGCGGTATTGCTAGGTTCTACCAATATCAATGACTATAATGTCGGAACGCCTAACAATGCTTTGGTCTACGCCAAAGGGGTAAAGAACGTGGGAATTACCGGTAAGGGTGTCATCGATGGACAGGGAAAAGAAGTAGCCTACAGCCTGATGGATTATATCCACAAAGGGATTATCAAGGATCCATTAGATTACGATAGACCAAGAAATAATCGCCCAAAGGCGATCTATTTCCGCGAATGCAATAATGTAACCATCAAGCATGTCACTGTGAAAAACTCTGCCGACTGGGTTCAGACCTATGATCAATGTGAGGATGTGTTGATCGACAGCATCACGGTGGATAGCAAAGTGTTCTGGAACAATGACGGTATCGACATCGTTGATTGTAAGAATTTCAAATTATTAAATTCCTATATCGATGCTTCTGACGATGCCATCTGTTTGAAATCGCATGACGCGACGAAGATGAATGAAAACATCGAAATCAGAAACTGTGTAGCACGCTCCAGTGCAAATGGTATCAAGTTTGGAACCGTTTCAGCAGGTGGATATAAAAATATCCGCATCATCAACAACCGTGTGTATGACACGTTTCGTTCTGCTTTCACGATTGCGACTCCTGACGGAGGTATCGTGGAAGATGTACTAGTAGACAGCTTGTATGCTTACAATACCGGTAATGCCATCTATCTACGCATCGGTGCGCGATGGAATAAAGGCAGACAAGGGTCGATCGATGGCGTGACGATGCAGAATATCTACATCGAAGTTCCTGCAGACAAACCCGATGCTGGTTATGCATTCGAAGGACCTGTTGAAGACAATCCAAGAAATATCTCACCAGCGAGTATTGTTGGATTGAAAGGTCAACCGATCAAGAATGTAGTCTTGAGAAACGTTGAGATTGTCTATCCGGGAGGTTCAAATCCCAACTACGCCTTCCGTGGCACTAGCCCGAAAGAATTGGATAGCATTCCGGAGATGGAAGCGGCTTACCCTGAGTTTTCTCAATTTAAGGAATTACCTGCATGGGCATTCTATTTGCGCCATGTAGACGGAGTAACCTTCGAAAACGTGAAGTTCACAGCGAAGGATAAGGAATACCGTCCAGCTGTTGTCATGGACGACGTGAAGAACGCGCAGATGACAAACGTGGAATACAATGAACCTAATAAAAAAGGAAAAAAACAGCTGGTTTTATACAAGTCGACACTAAAGAAATAA
- a CDS encoding glycoside hydrolase family 28 protein has product MKKLLCLLVCFCSLQVFAKDYAVRDFGIEGDGNTLNTKSIQAAIDYVNAKGGGRLVFGPGNYVTGTIYIKSNVTLHLERGASILGSLNPFDYDKDPYINWKSLIYAIKQENIGITGQGTINGRGFDNAMNTLNLVHRGLIEDELKYDRVREWNRPENIYFRECKNIKIIGITLKDPASWNQTYDQCVNILVDSITVDSKSYWNNDGIDIVDCKDVIIRNSHFDAADDAICFKSHDANAICENVLVENCTARSSASGLKFGTVSRGGFRNFVVRNLTVYDTYRSAITFAAVDGGIVENILVDGVRSINTGNVIFLRIGNRWSKGKEPVMKDITIRNVYAEVPMEKPDKGYNYEGPIEDLPRNISPASIIGLPNYKIENVTLENIEIVYPGAGNPYYAKRGLSAAELDGIPEMEAAYPEFSQFKELPAWAFYIRHANNITFKNVKFKALAADYRPAIVTDDLNTGKFENVTFDEVKAGNKEQIFLHKSNNVDIVK; this is encoded by the coding sequence ATGAAGAAACTATTATGCTTACTCGTTTGTTTTTGCAGCCTTCAGGTATTTGCAAAGGACTATGCAGTTCGAGATTTTGGTATTGAGGGCGATGGAAACACGCTGAATACGAAATCTATTCAAGCTGCTATTGATTATGTAAATGCGAAAGGTGGGGGTCGATTAGTATTTGGACCAGGCAATTACGTAACGGGGACAATTTACATCAAGTCAAATGTTACGCTACATCTGGAAAGGGGAGCTAGTATTCTAGGTTCTCTGAATCCCTTTGATTACGATAAGGATCCATATATTAATTGGAAATCATTAATCTATGCTATTAAGCAGGAGAATATCGGTATTACGGGGCAGGGGACTATCAATGGTCGTGGTTTTGACAACGCCATGAATACTCTGAATCTTGTCCACCGTGGGCTGATCGAAGATGAATTGAAATACGACCGCGTTCGCGAATGGAATAGACCGGAGAATATCTATTTCCGCGAATGTAAGAACATAAAGATTATTGGTATCACGTTAAAAGACCCTGCGAGCTGGAATCAAACCTACGATCAATGCGTCAATATATTGGTTGACAGTATTACGGTGGATAGTAAATCTTACTGGAATAATGACGGTATTGACATTGTCGATTGTAAGGATGTGATTATTCGTAACTCGCATTTCGATGCCGCAGATGATGCGATCTGTTTTAAGTCGCATGATGCCAACGCTATTTGCGAAAATGTATTAGTAGAAAACTGTACGGCACGCTCAAGTGCATCAGGTTTAAAATTCGGAACGGTTTCACGTGGTGGCTTCCGCAATTTCGTGGTGAGAAATCTAACGGTTTATGATACATATCGTTCTGCAATTACTTTCGCCGCCGTAGACGGTGGTATCGTGGAGAATATTCTAGTGGATGGTGTTCGATCAATCAACACAGGAAATGTGATCTTCCTAAGAATCGGTAATCGTTGGAGCAAGGGGAAAGAACCGGTAATGAAGGATATTACGATAAGAAATGTCTACGCTGAAGTACCTATGGAGAAACCTGATAAGGGATATAACTATGAGGGGCCGATTGAAGACCTGCCTAGAAATATTTCTCCAGCGAGCATTATTGGATTGCCAAACTATAAGATCGAAAACGTAACATTGGAGAACATCGAAATTGTTTATCCAGGCGCGGGTAATCCATATTATGCGAAAAGAGGGCTTTCCGCAGCGGAATTGGATGGTATCCCAGAAATGGAAGCCGCCTATCCTGAATTCTCACAATTCAAAGAGCTACCGGCCTGGGCATTCTATATTCGTCATGCGAACAACATCACGTTCAAGAACGTGAAATTTAAGGCGCTAGCAGCCGACTACAGACCAGCCATCGTAACGGACGACCTGAATACAGGTAAGTTTGAAAACGTGACGTTTGATGAGGTAAAAGCTGGAAATAAGGAGCAGATCTTCTTGCATAAAAGCAATAATGTTGACATCGTAAAATAA